DNA from Microvirga ossetica:
CCTTGTGCTTGTCGATCACCTCCCAGAAGCGGGAGATCGAGGGATAGGTCGGCACGCCCTCGAACATCAGGGTCGTGGCGCCGTTCGCCAGCGGTCCGTAGAGGATGTAGGAATGGCCCGTCACCCAGCCCACATCGGCCGTGCACCAGTAGATGTCGCCGTCGTGGTAGTCGAAGACGTGTTGGTGCGTCATCGCGGCGTAGACGAGATAGCCGCCGGTGGTGTGCAGCACGCCCTTCGGCGTGCCGGTCGAGCCCGAGGTGTAGAGGATGAAGAGCGGATCCTCCGCGTTCATCTCCTCGTAGGGGCATTCGTCGGACACGAGCTCGGCGGCCTCGTGGTAATAGACGTCGCGGCCCGGCACCATGTTGACGGGAGAGCCGGTGCGGCGCACGACCAGCACGTGATCGACGACGCCCGCGCCGACGCGCTCGATGGCGGCGTCCACGTTCACCTTCAGCGGCACCTTGCGGCCGCCGCGCAGGCCCTCGTCGGCGGTGATGATGAAGGCGGACTTGGCGTCCTGGATGCGGCTTGCGAGCGAATCCGGCGAGAAGCCGCCGAACACGACCGAGTGGATCGCGCCGAGCCTGGCGCAGGCGAGCATGGCATAGGCCGCTTCCGGGATCATCGGCATGTAGATCGTGACCCGGTCGCCCTTCTCGACGCCGCGGTTGCGCATGATGTTGGCCATGCGGCAGACCTCGTCGTGAAGCTCACGATAGGTGATCGTCTTCGACTCGGCTGGGTCGTCGCCTTCCCAGATGATCGCGACCTGATCGCCTCTCGTGTGGAGATGCCGGTCGATGCAGTTATAGGCGACGTTGGTGACGCCGTCCTCGAACCAGCGGATCGCGACGTTGCCGGGGCCGAAATTGGTGTTCTTGATCCGGGTCGGGGCCTTGAACCAGTGGATGCGCTTGGCTTCCTCGGCCCAGAAGGCGTCCGGATCCTTGATGGAAGCCTCGTACTTCGCCAGATAGCCGGCATCGTCCAGATAGGCGCGGTGGCTCCACTCGGACGGAACGTCGTAGATCTTCTCTTCCATGGCGCTTCTCCCAGACGCATCCTCGAATAGAATTAGCGCTAGGTTTAAGGAAAGAGAGAGGGGCCCGGCAAGCGGGGCGGGGATCGGACTTTGGTCTTTGCTCCTTTCGGAGGGTTACCGGACCTACATGCC
Protein-coding regions in this window:
- the acs gene encoding acetate--CoA ligase; this translates as MEEKIYDVPSEWSHRAYLDDAGYLAKYEASIKDPDAFWAEEAKRIHWFKAPTRIKNTNFGPGNVAIRWFEDGVTNVAYNCIDRHLHTRGDQVAIIWEGDDPAESKTITYRELHDEVCRMANIMRNRGVEKGDRVTIYMPMIPEAAYAMLACARLGAIHSVVFGGFSPDSLASRIQDAKSAFIITADEGLRGGRKVPLKVNVDAAIERVGAGVVDHVLVVRRTGSPVNMVPGRDVYYHEAAELVSDECPYEEMNAEDPLFILYTSGSTGTPKGVLHTTGGYLVYAAMTHQHVFDYHDGDIYWCTADVGWVTGHSYILYGPLANGATTLMFEGVPTYPSISRFWEVIDKHKVNIFYTAPTAIRSLMQAGEEPVKRTSRKSLRLLGSVGEPINPEAWEWYHRVVGDDRCPIVDTWWQTETGGILITPLPGATKLKPGSATRPFFGVKPEVVDADGKVLDGTAEGNLVIADSWPGQMRTVYGDHERFVQTYFSTYPGKYFTGDGCRRDADGYYWITGRVDDVINVSGHRMGTAEVESALVAHPKVSEAAVVGYPHDIKGQGIYAYVTLMAGEEPSEDLRKELVAWVRKEIGPIASPDLIQFAPSLPKTRSGKIMRRILRKIAEDEFGALGDTSTLADPAVVDDLISNRQNKRTQAA